The following nucleotide sequence is from Rhodospirillales bacterium.
AAATAGGGTTACCAGCTCTTTTTTGTCCATCTCTTTGCGCGTTTAAAAAATCATCCGCCGTAATGGGTACGCCAGCTCTTTCAGCGATTGGTTTTGTGTTTTCACGGGAAAAACTTATTTTGTTTGCCATTTCTACAATTTCTTGAGCAGTTTTTCCATCAACTTTTGCTTGGAAAATGCCTTTGAAAATTGCGGTGTTTTGTCCTATAGAGGCCAAGTCCATAATATTTTCAACATCACCAAACATAATAATTTTCAAAGATTGTGAGAAATTCTTCTGTTGGTCTGGTTCGAGTTCTTTCATAATTTCTGCAATGCTTTTTTGTAGCTTTTCTTCACTTGAAGCGTCAATTCTTGTTTCTTTGAGACATGCTGAAACAGAAAGTAAAATAGCTAGTAACAAAAATATTTTCTTCATTTCTACCCTCCCTGCATCGGGGCGACGATTTCGATGTCGTCGCCATCTTTGAGGATAGTGTGCGCATAATCGCCTTTGGGCACGAAGGTGCCGTTACGCGCCACGGCGATCATCATGCCGATGACTTCTTCTTGTGCGAGCACGTCATAGAGGTTGAGCGGGGCGGTGAAGTTTTTAGGCCGCCCGTTGATGATGATGTTCATCGCGGTCTTTCTTTAGCAGGTTGAGGAAATTATTTTGTCCGCCCGCAATATGATCCGCTACGCACCGTCCTATTATTGGAGAAAGCATAAAGCCATGGCGAAACAGGCCGTTACAGCGGATGATGTTGTCATTTTTTGATATTTCTATGCGCGGCAAATTGTCGGGGTAGGATGGGCGAATGCCGGCCTTAACTTCAATGATTTCGGCTTCGCTGAAAGACGGGTGCAGACTGTACAGGGCGCTGAGGAGCTCTAGGCCGGAGCGGATGCTGACCTGTGTATTGTCAGAACTTTCGATGATGGTGGCGCCGATCATGAAGATGTGGTCAGGGCGCGGGACGATATAGAGCGGATAGCACGGATGCATCAGGCGGACCGGGCGGTTTAAGGCCAGTTCGGTATTGTGGACGATGACGATTTCGCCTTTAACGCCGCGCAGGTTTTTGTCTTCCCATGCCGCGCCCATGCCGCGGCAGTCAAGGACATGGTCGTATTGTGCGCTTATGGCCGTGGGGTCGGCTTTTTCCTGAATGAAGGTTACGCCTGCGGCTTTGAGATAATCACACAAGGCGTGCATGGCCGGGGCAGGATTAATGTGGGCTTCTTCAGCCAGATATAGCCCTTGCGGGAATTTTTCAGCCAGTGCTGGTTCGAGCTCACTAGTAGCGGTATATTCACCCTTACCGGCGGGCAGGTGGGCGGCAAAGCGCTGTAAGATATAGCGATCTTCCTCATGGGCGAGCAGGAGGCTGCCGTTTTGGCGAAAGTCAAAACCTAGGCCATCGCCATGCTTTTCTGCAAATTTGGCCCACAGGGCGATGCTGCCTAAGCCCGCTTCGATCCATTCATGGGGCATATGTTCGATTTCGGCCAAAGGCGCGAGCATGCCGCCAGCCATGAAGCTGGCGTTATCGGCCGGGAAGCCTGCGGGGTCATAGAGTGTTACGCCATGGCCATCCTCAAGCATGGTATAGGCGGAGCAGAGTCCAGTAATGCCGGCGCCGATAATGGCTATGTTTTGTGGTTGTTGGCTCATCTTTCGTCTCACGCTTCCTACGCCAGTACAATCTGGATCAGGTCCCGGGCGTATAATCTCAGCTCCTTATGGGCACCGCCGGTGAGTGTTTTCGCCAATTTATGCTTATTTTGTAAAAAGTCAATTGATGTGACTTGCTTTTAACCGGGCGGGGCGCTATATATCACCATCCATTCTTTGAAGGGCCTTGCGGTCTTTTGTTTTTTTGTATCGCGGGATGGAGCAGCCCGGTAGCTCGTCAGGCTCATAACCTAACGAGTTGAAAAAATGGACGGATTAAGAGGTTGAAAAGTATAGGAGTTTTTAAGAGCGTAAAAAGTTAAAAAGTGCTATTTGTAGCAGTAAGTAGCAGTGAAATGTCATACGGGATTGTCATACGCTTTTATGTTATATATGAATTGATTTTTTTGACGCGGGGTGGAGCAGTCTGGTAGCTCGTTAGGCTCATAACCTAAAGGTCAGTGGTTCAAATCCACTCCCCGCAACCAGTTTTAAATAAAGCCGCTTCATAGCGGCTTTATTTTTGTCCATTTTAATAATATTGTTAATGGCAATCAGAAAATTTTTAAAAGGATGCGGGGATGCTTGAGAAGCTCATATCAATAAAGGGCGTGGGCCGGTTTCAAAATTGTAAGGCTGCCGGTGACGTAAGCTTTGGCAAAAACAGCCTAGTGTTTGCCGAAAATGGCCGGGGCAAGACAACCCTTTGCGCTATATTGCGCTCACTTCAAACCGGCATGCCCGCCTATATTATGGGGCGGCAAACCATAGGTGGCGAAGAAAACCCGCCCGAGGTTCAAATCCGGCTTAACGGCGGTAATGCCGTCTTCAGGAACGGACAATGGAACCAGCAAGTTTCCGATATTGCTATTTTCGATTCAACCTTTGTGGCCGAAAATGTTTTTTCCGGCGATTGCGTTGAAATAGACCATAGAAGAAACTTGTATAATGTCATCATAGGCAAGGCGGGCGTTGATCTGGCCCTTGAAGTCAACGCCATTGACGCGGCTATCAAGATCAAAAACGGTGAAATCAAAGATAAGAAAGCCTTTCTGGAATCCAGAATTCCGGACGGCGTTATGGATGCGGATTATTTTATAACCTTGCCTAAAGAAGACGATTCCATTGATAGCAAGGTTGCGGATAAGGAAAGAGATTTACAGGCCGTCAAACAATCCGCGCAATTGCAGCGTGGCTCCGAATTGGAACAAATGAGCCTTCCGGCCGTCCCGGATGAGTTTTTGCCGATTTTGACGAAAACCATTGACGGCGTTGAAGCCGATGCGGAAAGACAGATAACCGCCCATATCGAAACTCACAATATGCAGGCGCGCGGTAAAACATGGCTTTCGGAAGGTTGCTCTTATATCCATGATGATAATTGCCCCTTTTGCGGCCAGGACTTGACCGGCGTTGATCTTATCGAAGCCTATAAAGGGTTCTTTAGCGCCGCTTACAATGCCCTTAAAGATGAAATCAAGGCCCTTAGTGATGAGATCTCGGATAGTTTTGGCGATTTGGGCTTGGCTCAAATTGACCGGGTTCAGCATAAGAACGCCGCCGCCGTGGAATTTTGGTCGCAATACTGCGATATAACCGCCCCGGCCTTGCAGGAATCCTACGACCTTATCGTCGTTTTGGCGCGCTTGCGGCAAAGCGCCCTCACTCATTTGGAACGAAAAGCGCAAGCACCCCTTGAGCAAATCAATCCGGACGCTTCCTTGCTTTCAGATTTTGAAATTCTGCGCCAGTTTCAGGCGGCAATCGTGCAATACAATCAAGCTGTAGATACGGCAAACGCCCTAATCCGCGCAAAGAAAGAGCAAGCGCAAGGCCGCGAAGTGCGGCAAGTGGAAACGGAATTGGCAAAGTTGAAAGCCGCCCAAAGGCGCTGTGACCAACAAATAGACGCGGAATGCACCGCATACCGCAAGCTTTTAATGGAAAAGAAAGACTTGGAAGACCGGAAGACCGCGGCCAAAGAAAAGCTGGATGAATACACACAAAGCATAATCAAGAAATACGAAAAAACGATCAATGAGTATCTTGATTGCTTTAACGCCGGTTTTCAAATTACCGAAACGTCACACGGTTACAGGGGCGGCGCGCCAAGCACAAGCTATCAAATCCTTATCAATCAAACGCCGGTTGATCTTGGCAATTCGGATACGCCAATTGACCAGCCGAGTTTCAAAAACACCCTTAGTTCGGGTGATCGTAGCGCGCTTGCGTTGTCGTTCTTCTTGGCGCAATTGGAACATGACCCGGATAAAGCAAACAAGATTGTGGTTTTTGACGACCCCTTTAACAGCCAGGACGATTTCAGAAAAGGCCATACGGCACAACGCATCAAAAAATGCGGAAGGGAATGCGCGCAAGTTATTGTGTTATCGCATGACCAGCATTTCTTAAAGCTTGTTTGGGACGATTTGCCTACGGATGAACGCAAGACTTTTCAGCTTTTCCGCATATCGGAGAAAAACACCGGCATTGCCGAATGGGATATTGAAAAGGCTGTACAAGCGCGTTACCGGGCCGACATTGATACATTGAGCAAATATTACACAAGCGCCAATGACGGCAACCAAAGGGATGTTGTCCAAAAAATACGCCCTGTTTTGGAGGGATATTGCCGGAATCTGTATCCCACTAGGTTTGCGGATAACGATGCGCTTGGCACCATTGTTGGGAAAATCAGGGGATACGACGACGAATTCCCCCTTAAGGATGTTTGTGATGAGTTGGAAGAATTGAATGGGTATTCGCGCCGTTATCATCACGGCGAAAATCCTAATGCCGCCACGGAAGCTATTAATGACAATGAGCTTAAGGGATATGTGAAAAGAACCTTGAAAGTTGTTGGAGCACTTTTATAGAAAAATTTCCATTTTTTTGCTTTTTAGTATCCTTCTTATTGAATAATTTGAAGGGCAATGTTAGCTTAATGACGATGCGCAAGTTTTTGATGATATTCTCTGTTTTTGCCTTGGTCGTTTCTATAACGGCTGACTTAGCGCATGCACATACCACTTCCCTAGATACGCAAACCCAAATTTCTGCTGATATGGATAGCGGGCCTGATAACAGTGCTTATCCGGGCTGCTGTGATATGGCTTGTGGTGGCTGCGGTATGCACCATCACCACCATGCAGCCAATGGCCTTAGTGACGGCTTTTCCTTACAGGCCGCAACAAAAGACAGGCAGGGTTTTGGCGCAGAATCAATCTACCTTTCCGATTTCGTTTATGGCCTAAAACGCCCACCCCGGATTTAATTTCAGGGGTGAAGTGTATCTTGGCTTGGGCGTAATACGTCTAATCTAATCTCCAAACACAACACTCCTGTATGTTTCAGGCAAAAGCCCGGCTTTTGCCTGCATGTCGCTTTTTTATCAAACGAAAGGAACGAATCAATGAAAAGCTTACTGACATTTACTTTTATAGCCCTTTTAGGGGTTTCGGGAGTGGCGAAGGCCGACCAAAACGCAGAAACAATTGCGGTTGAGGATATGCCGCGCTTTGCCAGCATCGAGCAACAGCGCTGCCCTAAATCCCGCTATCCATCAGTTAAAAAACGCCTTGAATGCAAACATGAAGTGCGGCGTGAAATCTTTGAGAAAAGGCAGGCGCGCGAACAGCAAAATCAGAGCGCCGCTCAATCTGAAAACCAAGGAGAAATACAATGATACAACACCTAAAAATTCTGGCTATAACAGCTTTGGTTATGCCTTTTATGTTCGGCATAGCGCAAGCGCAGGAACTAGCCTCGAAAAAGCCGGGTATTGAAAATTTCATTAACTACATATGGCAGGCAAGCCCTTCCGTACAGGAAGCAGAGGCGAGGGTCGCCGCTGCCCAGGCAGGACAAAAAGCAGCCTCGCGCTGGCAACATAATCCGGAAGTAGAATATGAAGTGGAAGATGTTGAGGGCGAAGAAAAAACCCAGGTTCTCGGTGTTAGTCAAACAATAGACTGGAGTGGAAAATTCCTGTCCTCCGGCAAAACGGCCAAATTTGAATTAATGGCGGCGCAGGCCGAACGTGATGAAATTAGGCAAAATATCGCCATTGATGTTTTGGCAGCCTTAGCCGAATACAATGCGACTAAGGATGTTTTTGGGCTGGCAACGCAGCGTTCAAGTTTAATGGAGCGTTTTGCAGGGCTTGCAGATAAAAGCTTTAAGACGGGCGATATTGACCAAAGTGAATATAATCTGGCGCAATTGGCTTTGTCAGAGGCCTTGATTGAGCAGGCGGATTCAGAAACAGCATTGGCCGAAAGCAGGCAGGCGCTGGACGCAGCAATCGGCTTTGCTCCCGATAACTTCTTTGCTTTACCGGAGTTGCCTGAAACACTCCCGGAGCCTGTACTTGGCATTGATAACGAAGATCAGGTTTTAATGCAGCTGCCCTCTTTGCGCGCAAGGAAGCACCGGGAAGAAGCGGCCAAGGCTGTTATTACCCAAGCTCAAAAGGATCGCCTTCCCGATCCGACCGTCGGTCTTGTCGGCGGGAAAGATGCCGGAGCCGATATGATTGGTTTCTCGGTTTCGATGCCTTTGTATGTATTCAATACTTACGGCGCGGAGGTAGAACAGGCGAAGCAAGAGGCCTTGGCCGAAGCAAAGGCCGGACAGAACGCTTACCATGCAGCAAGAACACGCCTGCAGGCAAGCCGCAGCGCTTACCAGCTTTCCAGAAAAGCATGGGAAAACTGGCAAGAGAACGGCGCTCAGGCTTTGGCAGAACAAGTCGATATTCTCGACCGTAAAGTCAAGGTCGGAGATTTAAGTGCAACGGATTATTTGGTGCAAATTGAGCAAGCGCTTGATACGGAAGTGGCGGCAAAGGAACTGCACAGAAAAGTCTGGCAATCATGGTTTGCGTGGCTGGCTGCTTCGGGCAGCGTTGAGCAATGGATACAAAACACAGGAGAAAATCAATGAGATTATTATTAGTTTTAACAATATTGGCTGCTTTCAGTTTTACTTTTTATTCTTATGCCGCCGAGGATGGTCACGGCCATGACGAGGGATCGCATGTTGAAAAAGAACAAGATGAACCGGGGGCCGGACATGAAGAAAGCGGTGAACATGAAGATCACGGCGAAAAAGAAAGTGAAGAAGGTCACGGCGATCACGGCGAAGAAGGAGGCCACGGACACGAAGAAAAAAGTGAGATAGAGATTTCGCCAGAATCTCTGAAAGCCGCCGGAATTCTTGTGGAACCTTTAACCTTGCAAAATCTGGAAGGTGAAATTCAAGCCCCCGGCGAGGTTGTTTTGAATTCCTATTTAAGCAGTAAAGTGACACCGCGCATCGAAGCGCAAATAGTATCTCGTCACGCTAAGTTAGGAGATAAGGTCGAACAAGGCACACCGCTTGTAACACTTTCTTCCGTTGAAATGGCTGCGGCCATTGGTGAATCTCTAGTGGCCCATAAAGAGTGGCGGCGGGTGCAACAGCTCGGATCGGCAGCCGTTTCTGCAAAACGCTATAGCGAAGCCCAAATTGCCGATGAACAAGCGCGCGCCAAAGTTATGGCTTACGGTATGACAGAGCAACAAATTGAGGCCCTGCATAAAAATGGGGCCAAAGGAAATCCGGGCGAGTTTCAACTCCTTGCCCCACAAGCCGGTACAATTGTCAGCGATAATTTTATTGAAGGCGAATTGATTGAGCCGGGCCGCGTTCTATTCGATATTGTTAATGAGTCCGCTTTATGGGTTGAAAGCCGCTTATCTCCAGAAAATGCAAAGCAGATTGAAACCGAAGCAAACGCCCGCATTCATGTGCCCGGCAATGGCTGGCTGCAAGGAAAGGTCGTTCAAAAGCACCATTTGCTCGATGAGGAAACCCGCACGATTGGAATTCGTATTGAAGTTGATAACGAGGAAGACCGCCTCCATCCCGGTATGTATGTCGATACAGCCATACAAACGGGCGGGGAGCAAAAATACCTAGCTGTTCCCACATCTTCTGTCCTTCGTTCGGCGGACGGAGATTGGGTGGTCTATGTCGAAGAAAAGCCGGGACAGTTTAAACCACAAGAAGTGCAAACGCTAAGAACGGTTGAAGACTATACCGTCATTGACGGCCTGCCGGAAGGCACAAGGGTTGTTACAGAGGGTGCATTTTTCGTGCAATCGGAACTCGCCAAAAGCGGCTTTGAAGTACACAACCACTAAGCCGGGAGAAAAAATATGCTTAATACAATTATTGACGGTGCGGTACGTAACCGCCTAATGGTCATTCTAATGCTGGCGTCCATTCTGGTCGGGGCAATTATGATTTTGCCAAACCTAAATCTGGATGCGTTTCCCGATGTTACCAACGTACAAGTCACGGTGAATACGGAGGCCGAAGGGCTTGCAGCCGAAGAAGTCGAACAGCTTATCACTTACCCGGTTGAGGCGGTTATGTACTCCCTCCCGGACGTAGAGGAAGTGCGCTCGATTTCAAAAACCGGCCTTTCCATTGTTACAGTCGTTTTTACAGAGGGAACGGATATTTACTTTGCCCGCCAGCTCGTTTTTGAACGATTGCAGGATGCACGGGAGCAGATTCCTGAGGGCGTGGGAACACCTGAAATGGGGCCAAACACCTCTGGCTTGGGACAAGTGTTCCAATATATGCTGCGCACGAATGATCCCGATACATTCGATATTATGGCGCTTCGCAGTTTGAATGACTGGGTGGTTAAATTATTGCTTATGCCGATTGATGGAGTAACCGAAGTTTTGTCATTTGGAGGTGAAGTAAAGCAGTACCAGGTTAATCTTGAACCGGCAAAATTGCTTTCCTACCAACTTCATGCCGAAGATGTAGTGGAGGCCATTGAGGAAAATAACCGCAATGCCGGTGGCTGGTATATGAACAAAGGCTCAGAGCAGCTTGTTATTCGCGGCGTGGGTTGGGTTCGGGGCGGCGAAGACGGTCTGCGCGATATTGCCAATGTCCCGGTCAAGGATGAAGACGGTGTTGTAGTCAAAGTTAGTGACGTTGCAGAAGTTTCTTACGGCTCTGAAATTCGCCAAGGAGCCGTTAGCATTACGATGCGCGATGAAAGCGGTAAACCCGAACAGATGGGAGAAGTCGTTACCGGCGTAGTTATGAAGCGCATGGGGGCGAATACTAAAAACACAATTGACCAGATATATGAGCGCTTGCCAATTATTCAAAACGCCTTGCCTGAAGGGGTTATTATTGAGCCGTTTTACGATCAGGCAGACCTTATTGGTAAAGCTGTTCACACGGTTAGCAAGGCTTTGATTGAGGCTTTTGTACTGATTGTCATTGTTCTGTTTTTATTTTTGATGAACATACGAGCTGCAATTTTGGTTCTGCTTTCGGTCCCTATTTCAATTGCTATGGCTTTGATGGCAATGGCCTATTGGGGAATTTCGGCAAACCTCATGTCCCTTGGTGGTCTTGCAATTGCCATTGGTATGATGGTGGACGGCTCGGTTGTGATGATGGAAAATATATTCAAACATCTTTCTCATCACGATGAAAGCGACAATCCACAAGGTACAAGCTTGCGTATTTTAGAAGCAGCCCGCGAGGTGGGACGGCCAGTCTTTTTTGCCGTTTTGATTATTATTGTTGTTTTCACACCGCTATTTACGCTTGAGGGTGTGGAGGGCAAGCTATTCCAGCCTATGGCCGTATCCATTGTGCTGGCTATGCTGGCTTCTCTTATGGTGGCCTTGGTGGTTATTCCTGCACTGGCAACCTATCTTTTCCGGCGCAGTGTCGATCACAAATCAAACAAACTGATTGATGCTATAGACGCAGGATACAAGAAAAGCCTGTCGGCAGCCCTTAAAGCTAAAAAGGCGATTGTGATAACCGCTGTTGCGTTGTTTATAGGCTCTATGGCTCTTGTCCCGTTTTTGGGAACCGAGTTTGTGCCAGAGCTGGAAGAAGGCACGGTTAATATCCGTGTTACGCTAGCCCCTTCCTCGTCATTGGAAACCTCTTTGGAAGTCGCTCAAACTTTGGAACGCAAGCTGATGGAGTTTCCCGAGGTGCTTTACGCCTCAAGCCGTGTTGGGCGCGCGGAACTTGGCGGTGATCCAGAGCCGGTATCTAACGTGGAAATCTACGTTGGGCTAAAACCGGTCAAGGAGTGGACTTCGGCTTCAAACCGCTTTGAATTGCAAAGGTTGATGGAAGAAAAAATGTCCGTTCATCCGGGCTTGTTATTTACCTTCTCACAGCCTATTGCAACCCGCGTGGATGAGTTGCTTTCCGGTGTGAAAGCACAACTTGCTATCAAACTATTCGGCCCCGACCTGAATATTTTGGCAGAAAAAGGCAAGGCCATTGAAACGTTAGTGCGTAAAATTGAAGGTGCACAATCGGTGGAAATGGAACAGATTGCTGGTGAAGCGCAGCTTGTTATCAAGCCTGATCGTGACCAGCTTGCTCGTTACGGCATTCCAGTCGGACAGGTTATGTCCCTTGTTTCCGATGCTATTGGCGGTAATGAGGCCGGACAGGTTATTCAAGGCAACGAGCGCTATGACATTTATGTCCGGCTGGCCAAAAAATACCGGAACGATCCCCATGCTATTGCCGACCTAATTATGCAGGCACCAAGCGGTGCGTGGGTTCGCATTGGTGATGTGGCCGATGTTTCGATTGAG
It contains:
- a CDS encoding FAD-dependent oxidoreductase, producing MSQQPQNIAIIGAGITGLCSAYTMLEDGHGVTLYDPAGFPADNASFMAGGMLAPLAEIEHMPHEWIEAGLGSIALWAKFAEKHGDGLGFDFRQNGSLLLAHEEDRYILQRFAAHLPAGKGEYTATSELEPALAEKFPQGLYLAEEAHINPAPAMHALCDYLKAAGVTFIQEKADPTAISAQYDHVLDCRGMGAAWEDKNLRGVKGEIVIVHNTELALNRPVRLMHPCYPLYIVPRPDHIFMIGATIIESSDNTQVSIRSGLELLSALYSLHPSFSEAEIIEVKAGIRPSYPDNLPRIEISKNDNIIRCNGLFRHGFMLSPIIGRCVADHIAGGQNNFLNLLKKDRDEHHHQRAA
- a CDS encoding efflux RND transporter permease subunit is translated as MLNTIIDGAVRNRLMVILMLASILVGAIMILPNLNLDAFPDVTNVQVTVNTEAEGLAAEEVEQLITYPVEAVMYSLPDVEEVRSISKTGLSIVTVVFTEGTDIYFARQLVFERLQDAREQIPEGVGTPEMGPNTSGLGQVFQYMLRTNDPDTFDIMALRSLNDWVVKLLLMPIDGVTEVLSFGGEVKQYQVNLEPAKLLSYQLHAEDVVEAIEENNRNAGGWYMNKGSEQLVIRGVGWVRGGEDGLRDIANVPVKDEDGVVVKVSDVAEVSYGSEIRQGAVSITMRDESGKPEQMGEVVTGVVMKRMGANTKNTIDQIYERLPIIQNALPEGVIIEPFYDQADLIGKAVHTVSKALIEAFVLIVIVLFLFLMNIRAAILVLLSVPISIAMALMAMAYWGISANLMSLGGLAIAIGMMVDGSVVMMENIFKHLSHHDESDNPQGTSLRILEAAREVGRPVFFAVLIIIVVFTPLFTLEGVEGKLFQPMAVSIVLAMLASLMVALVVIPALATYLFRRSVDHKSNKLIDAIDAGYKKSLSAALKAKKAIVITAVALFIGSMALVPFLGTEFVPELEEGTVNIRVTLAPSSSLETSLEVAQTLERKLMEFPEVLYASSRVGRAELGGDPEPVSNVEIYVGLKPVKEWTSASNRFELQRLMEEKMSVHPGLLFTFSQPIATRVDELLSGVKAQLAIKLFGPDLNILAEKGKAIETLVRKIEGAQSVEMEQIAGEAQLVIKPDRDQLARYGIPVGQVMSLVSDAIGGNEAGQVIQGNERYDIYVRLAKKYRNDPHAIADLIMQAPSGAWVRIGDVADVSIEAGPPQIRRDDVQRRVVIQSNLTGRDMGGFVEEINKRIKEEVKLPPGYSVVFGGQFENQKRAQARLMIVVPLSLGLIFLLLFFAFGSVRQAALIMLNVPLAMIGGIAALYFSGQYLSVPGSIGFIALFGVAVLNGVVMVNAINLLIEGGTDADTAVFSGALSRLRPVLMTASIAALGLIPMLLATGIGSEVQKPLATVVVGGLFSSTLLTLFVLPVLYGVFSRRFVEEHKRKVS
- a CDS encoding efflux RND transporter periplasmic adaptor subunit; translated protein: MEPLTLQNLEGEIQAPGEVVLNSYLSSKVTPRIEAQIVSRHAKLGDKVEQGTPLVTLSSVEMAAAIGESLVAHKEWRRVQQLGSAAVSAKRYSEAQIADEQARAKVMAYGMTEQQIEALHKNGAKGNPGEFQLLAPQAGTIVSDNFIEGELIEPGRVLFDIVNESALWVESRLSPENAKQIETEANARIHVPGNGWLQGKVVQKHHLLDEETRTIGIRIEVDNEEDRLHPGMYVDTAIQTGGEQKYLAVPTSSVLRSADGDWVVYVEEKPGQFKPQEVQTLRTVEDYTVIDGLPEGTRVVTEGAFFVQSELAKSGFEVHNH
- a CDS encoding TolC family protein produces the protein MIQHLKILAITALVMPFMFGIAQAQELASKKPGIENFINYIWQASPSVQEAEARVAAAQAGQKAASRWQHNPEVEYEVEDVEGEEKTQVLGVSQTIDWSGKFLSSGKTAKFELMAAQAERDEIRQNIAIDVLAALAEYNATKDVFGLATQRSSLMERFAGLADKSFKTGDIDQSEYNLAQLALSEALIEQADSETALAESRQALDAAIGFAPDNFFALPELPETLPEPVLGIDNEDQVLMQLPSLRARKHREEAAKAVITQAQKDRLPDPTVGLVGGKDAGADMIGFSVSMPLYVFNTYGAEVEQAKQEALAEAKAGQNAYHAARTRLQASRSAYQLSRKAWENWQENGAQALAEQVDILDRKVKVGDLSATDYLVQIEQALDTEVAAKELHRKVWQSWFAWLAASGSVEQWIQNTGENQ
- a CDS encoding AAA family ATPase, which produces MLEKLISIKGVGRFQNCKAAGDVSFGKNSLVFAENGRGKTTLCAILRSLQTGMPAYIMGRQTIGGEENPPEVQIRLNGGNAVFRNGQWNQQVSDIAIFDSTFVAENVFSGDCVEIDHRRNLYNVIIGKAGVDLALEVNAIDAAIKIKNGEIKDKKAFLESRIPDGVMDADYFITLPKEDDSIDSKVADKERDLQAVKQSAQLQRGSELEQMSLPAVPDEFLPILTKTIDGVEADAERQITAHIETHNMQARGKTWLSEGCSYIHDDNCPFCGQDLTGVDLIEAYKGFFSAAYNALKDEIKALSDEISDSFGDLGLAQIDRVQHKNAAAVEFWSQYCDITAPALQESYDLIVVLARLRQSALTHLERKAQAPLEQINPDASLLSDFEILRQFQAAIVQYNQAVDTANALIRAKKEQAQGREVRQVETELAKLKAAQRRCDQQIDAECTAYRKLLMEKKDLEDRKTAAKEKLDEYTQSIIKKYEKTINEYLDCFNAGFQITETSHGYRGGAPSTSYQILINQTPVDLGNSDTPIDQPSFKNTLSSGDRSALALSFFLAQLEHDPDKANKIVVFDDPFNSQDDFRKGHTAQRIKKCGRECAQVIVLSHDQHFLKLVWDDLPTDERKTFQLFRISEKNTGIAEWDIEKAVQARYRADIDTLSKYYTSANDGNQRDVVQKIRPVLEGYCRNLYPTRFADNDALGTIVGKIRGYDDEFPLKDVCDELEELNGYSRRYHHGENPNAATEAINDNELKGYVKRTLKVVGALL
- the thiS gene encoding sulfur carrier protein ThiS, which translates into the protein MNIIINGRPKNFTAPLNLYDVLAQEEVIGMMIAVARNGTFVPKGDYAHTILKDGDDIEIVAPMQGG